A region from the Brachyspira hampsonii genome encodes:
- the nhaC gene encoding Na+/H+ antiporter NhaC has translation MEKKQINTFLKIFPLIFILVGVLIGTVRFGIAIEFLLIIGTVICCIIAYTAGYKWEEMEKAFVKKIADTWLGVLILILIGAIVGTWIYSGAVPMLIYYGIKWINPSFIPFTAFIVTAFVAIFTGTSWGAAATSGVAFIGVAHATGIPLPLIAGAIISGAYVGDKNSPISDTTVLSAMGSGAQLIDHIKSMLIVTIPSVIISSIIFIVLGFTASSNIDISTVKETREILDSLDYMFNFNILLLLPAVVVFVGSFKGLSPIITMFLGSFLALILGAIFQDFGFLNSVKAFVSGFNVSMSNLPADQIPANLNNLLNRGGMVNMMPTVLFLISALTFGAMLQLIGTLQTILDLLLKVIKGVKSLMIVTWFTTFIVNSSVNSTQFTFLTLGPIFQDIYKKYKLHPSALSRTMEEGGTLTEPIVPWTVTGVYMASTLGVATLQYLPYSFFNLVSIVVMFIYILIFPKLKFAIPVLKEKEEDKK, from the coding sequence ATGGAAAAGAAACAAATAAATACATTTTTAAAAATATTCCCCCTTATATTTATATTAGTTGGTGTTCTTATAGGTACTGTAAGATTTGGCATAGCAATAGAATTTTTACTTATAATAGGTACTGTTATTTGCTGTATTATTGCATATACTGCAGGATATAAATGGGAAGAAATGGAAAAGGCTTTTGTAAAAAAAATAGCAGATACTTGGCTTGGGGTACTTATATTAATATTGATAGGTGCTATAGTCGGTACTTGGATATACAGCGGAGCTGTTCCTATGCTTATATATTATGGTATAAAATGGATTAATCCTTCCTTTATACCTTTTACAGCATTTATTGTTACTGCTTTCGTTGCTATATTTACAGGTACTTCTTGGGGAGCTGCTGCTACTTCTGGAGTTGCTTTCATAGGTGTGGCCCATGCAACAGGAATACCTTTACCTTTAATAGCTGGTGCTATAATAAGCGGTGCTTATGTTGGGGATAAAAATTCTCCTATATCTGATACAACAGTTTTATCAGCTATGGGTTCAGGTGCTCAGTTAATAGACCATATAAAATCTATGCTGATAGTAACTATACCTTCTGTAATAATATCAAGTATTATATTTATTGTTTTAGGTTTTACTGCTTCTTCTAATATAGATATCTCAACAGTTAAAGAAACTAGAGAAATATTAGATTCTTTAGATTATATGTTTAATTTTAATATATTATTATTACTTCCAGCTGTTGTTGTTTTTGTAGGAAGTTTTAAAGGTTTATCACCTATAATAACTATGTTTTTAGGAAGTTTCCTAGCTTTAATATTAGGTGCAATATTCCAGGATTTTGGTTTTTTAAATTCGGTAAAAGCCTTTGTATCAGGATTTAATGTTTCTATGTCAAATTTACCTGCAGATCAAATACCTGCTAATTTAAATAATTTATTAAATAGAGGCGGTATGGTTAATATGATGCCTACAGTATTATTTTTGATATCTGCTTTAACTTTTGGAGCTATGCTTCAGCTAATAGGAACTTTGCAAACTATATTGGATTTATTATTAAAAGTTATAAAAGGAGTTAAGAGTTTGATGATAGTAACTTGGTTTACTACATTCATTGTTAATTCAAGTGTTAATAGTACACAATTTACTTTTTTAACTTTAGGTCCTATATTCCAAGATATATATAAAAAATATAAATTACATCCTTCTGCTTTATCAAGAACTATGGAAGAAGGAGGAACTTTAACTGAACCTATAGTACCATGGACAGTAACAGGTGTTTATATGGCATCTACTTTAGGAGTGGCTACTTTACAATATTTACCTTATTCATTCTTTAATTTGGTTAGTATTGTGGTAATGTTTATATATATACTTATTTTTCCTAAATTAAAATTTGCTATTCCTGTATTGAAAGAAAAAGAAGAAGATAAAAAATAA
- a CDS encoding trans-sulfuration enzyme family protein — protein MSDQSYQTKLIHYKEGGNGPVVPPVYQSSLFTFESWEAIDKAFDDPFNNSIYTRGNNPSVSLVEEKIACLCGAERAKLFSSGMGAISSSILHYVNCGDHIISIKNVYGPANNFMNVYLKEKCNIETTFVEGKKIEDFENAIRENTKLIYLESPSSAVFSLQNIKQVVALAKKHNIKTIIDNTWATPIFQRPLEMGIDLEVHSCSKYLGGHSDVVAGVVVGKEQDIKSLFDREHAFLGAKMSPFEAWLILRSLRTLKIRMMQHQENALAVAKYLNNNPKVKKVMYPGLENFDQYDLAKEQMKGFSGLMGFVINSDNLNDIKKFFNSLKCFRIGVSWGGHESLIYAPAISYLKEMPKEQFDAMGISLGVMRISVGLEDYNDLIADLDEALKNIK, from the coding sequence ATGAGTGATCAATCTTATCAAACAAAATTAATTCATTATAAAGAAGGAGGAAATGGTCCTGTAGTGCCTCCTGTATATCAAAGTAGTTTATTTACTTTTGAAAGTTGGGAAGCAATAGATAAAGCATTCGATGATCCTTTCAATAATTCTATATATACAAGAGGAAACAACCCATCTGTATCATTAGTAGAAGAGAAGATAGCTTGTTTATGCGGAGCTGAGAGAGCTAAATTATTTTCTTCAGGTATGGGGGCTATATCATCATCAATACTTCATTATGTTAATTGCGGAGATCATATAATATCTATAAAAAATGTTTATGGTCCTGCTAATAATTTTATGAATGTATATTTAAAAGAAAAATGTAATATAGAAACTACTTTTGTAGAGGGTAAAAAAATAGAAGATTTTGAAAATGCCATTAGAGAAAACACAAAATTAATATATTTGGAAAGTCCTTCATCTGCAGTATTTAGTTTGCAGAATATAAAACAAGTTGTGGCATTAGCAAAAAAACATAATATCAAAACTATAATAGATAATACTTGGGCTACTCCTATATTTCAAAGACCTTTAGAAATGGGAATAGACTTAGAAGTTCATTCTTGTTCTAAGTATTTAGGAGGACATAGTGATGTAGTTGCTGGTGTTGTAGTCGGTAAAGAGCAGGATATTAAATCGCTATTTGACAGAGAACATGCATTTTTAGGAGCTAAAATGTCTCCTTTTGAAGCTTGGCTTATATTGAGAAGTTTAAGGACTTTAAAAATAAGAATGATGCAGCATCAGGAAAATGCTTTGGCTGTTGCTAAATATTTAAATAATAATCCTAAAGTTAAGAAAGTTATGTATCCGGGACTTGAAAATTTTGATCAATATGATTTAGCTAAAGAACAAATGAAAGGATTTTCAGGACTTATGGGATTTGTTATTAATTCTGATAATTTAAATGATATAAAGAAATTTTTCAATAGTTTAAAATGCTTCAGAATAGGAGTAAGTTGGGGTGGACATGAAAGTCTAATATATGCTCCTGCCATAAGTTATTTAAAAGAAATGCCTAAAGAACAGTTTGATGCTATGGGCATATCTTTGGGGGTTATGAGAATATCTGTAGGATTAGAAGATTATAATGATCTTATAGCTGATTTAGATGAGGCATTAAAAAATATAAAATAA